A window of Dromiciops gliroides isolate mDroGli1 chromosome X, mDroGli1.pri, whole genome shotgun sequence contains these coding sequences:
- the RPS4X gene encoding 40S ribosomal protein S4, X isoform, producing MARGPKKHLKRVAAPKHWMLDKLTGVFAPRPSTGPHKLRECLPLIIFLRNRLKYALTGDEVKKICMQRFIKIDGKVRTDTTYPAGFMDVISIEKTGEHFRLVYDTKGRFAVHRITAEEAKYKLCKVRKTFVGTKAIPHLVTHDARTIRYPDPLIKVNDTIQIDLETGKITDFIKFDTGNMCMVTGGANLGRIGMITNREKHPGSFDVVHVKDANGNSFATRLSNIFVIGKGNKPWISLPRGKGIRLTIAEERDKRLAAKQYNG from the exons ATG GCTCGTGGACCCAAGAAACACCTGAAGCGCGTCGCCGCCCCCAAGCACTGGATGCTGGACAAGCTGACCGGCGTGTTT GCTCCCAGACCATCCACAGGCCCTCACAAGCTAAGAGAATGCCTCCCACTCATCATCTTCCTCCGCAACCGTCTCAAGTATGCCCTGACAGGGGATGAGGTTAAGAAAATCTGCATGCAGCGGTTTATTAAGATTGATGGCAAAGTCCGCACAGACACGACCTACCCTGCTGGCTTCATGG ATGTCATCAGCATTGAGAAGACTGGCGAGCATTTCCGTCTGGTTTATGACACCAAGGGCCGCTTTGCTGTTCACCGCATCACAGCCGAGGAGGCAAAG TATAAATTGTGCAAAGTGAGAAAGACCTTTGTGGGCACTAAGGCCATTCCCCATCTGGTGACCCATGATGCACGCACCATCCGCTATCCAGATCCGCTTATCAAAGTGAACGATACCATTCAGATTGATCTAGAGACAGGCAAGATCACAGATTTCATCAAATTTGATACTG GGAATATGTGCATGGTGACTGGCGGAGCTAACTTGGGTCGGATTGGCATGATCACCAACAGGGAGAAACATCCAGGCTCCTTTGATGTGGTTCATGTGAAGGATGCCAATGGCAACAGCTTTGCCACCAGGCTTTCCAACATTTTTGTGATTGGCAAA GGTAACAAGCCTTGGATTTCTCTTCCCAGAGGCAAGGGCATCCGCCTCACCATTGCCGAAGAGAGAGACAAGAGGCTAGCAGCCAAACAGTACAATGGGTGA